The following nucleotide sequence is from Defluviitalea raffinosedens.
TCAGGAATAATGCCAATATGTTTAGGTAATCTTTTGAAAGTAAATTTTTCCATTTTTTCACTTCTTTCTTGAGAGGAAATTTTAAGATGATGTGTTGGATATATTTTTATTTTAATATTTGCCAAGAAATGAGAGGATTATTCTTATCTTTTTGAATAAGTGAAGATTCAGCAAGAAAGTGTTTCGTTAGGGACATGCTCACGCCGAGCACAGTTGGCAAATTTGATAAAATGCAATACGCGTGAGTATATATCAGGAGATCTTTAAGGATTTCCTGCGCAAAAAAATGAACCTTCGAATGGAAGGTTCATACGATGTATTAATTGTTTTCTTCGGAATCTTCATCCCTAAAGTAATAACCATAACCAGGATAGTAATTATATCCGGGGGTATATCCGGGAACATATCCATAACCGGGACCGTAACTGTAACCAGGATAATATCCGTAGCCAGGACCATAATTAAAACCAGGCCAATAGCCAGGACTGTATCCATAGCCGGGTCTCCCGTAACCAGGATAATAGCCTATTCTGCGTCGTCTGCTTACATATCGATCCATCGAATCCCTCCTTTAGTAATTTATAATATAGCTTATTCAATAGATTTCTAAAATGTGACAAATTTCGATCATCAGCCATTTGACATGGGTATATTTGAATGATAAAATTAAACTCTCTAAAAGATATCAAATGGGAATACGGGGGAGTATATAAATGTATATCCATAAAGATATAAAAGCTCAGACCAAGCAAGCATTTTATGAACAGTTGTTTTTACAGTTTAGTGGATTGATTGATGGAGAAACTGATTTTATAGCAAATTTATCCAATGCATCGGCTATTTTGTTTGATCATTTGGAAAATGTGAATTGGTCAGGTTTTTATTTATACAAAGATCATGAACTGGTTTTAGGGCCTTTTCAGGGAAAGCCGGCTTGTGTGCGTATTCCGATAGGTAAAGGTGTGTGCGGAACAGCAGCTAAGGAGCAAAAGAGTATTATTGTAGAAGATGTTCATAAATTTGAAGGGCATATTGCCTGTGATGAAGCTACTGCATCAGAAATCGTAATACCTATGATTAAAGACGAAAAGTTTTTGGGGGTATTGGATATCGATAGTCCTGTAAAAGCAAGATTTTCAGAAGAAGATGAACATTATCTTAGTAAATTCGTAGCAATACTATTAAAGGGGTCTAATGTTTAAATGAAGAAAAAAGCAGACTAGAGAAAAGTCTGCTTTTTTGTTTTAAATCCCATTTAAATGGACATAATCTATGTGAAAGTAAAGGAACGGAGGGAAAACTTTGAAATCACTAGGATTATGTATCGGTTCTTCAAGTGTTGGTTATGTCTTACTGGAAAAAGACGGAGACTGTATTAATATTTTAGAACAGAATTTAATACCTCATGAAGGAAATCCCCGCCATATCATTAAGCAAATTA
It contains:
- a CDS encoding GAF domain-containing protein, giving the protein MYIHKDIKAQTKQAFYEQLFLQFSGLIDGETDFIANLSNASAILFDHLENVNWSGFYLYKDHELVLGPFQGKPACVRIPIGKGVCGTAAKEQKSIIVEDVHKFEGHIACDEATASEIVIPMIKDEKFLGVLDIDSPVKARFSEEDEHYLSKFVAILLKGSNV